Proteins co-encoded in one Megalops cyprinoides isolate fMegCyp1 chromosome 1, fMegCyp1.pri, whole genome shotgun sequence genomic window:
- the LOC118786631 gene encoding GTPase IMAP family member 9-like produces MDTDAEFGGVTPALRIVVVGKAGVGKSATGNTILGREEFKSKLSSSSVTHQCQGARGEVDGRSVSIIDTPGLDNMDISNQDTVSEIKRCISLSASGPHVFLLVLQLRRSAQEEREMLQMIENTFGENALKYSIVLFTHGDEMKRKQMEESLQHSCELPELISRCHGGYHMFNNEDMADHAQVTELLEKIDRMVDRNGGGHYTSEMLQEAERAVREQRRTKQCCSLL; encoded by the exons ATGGACACCGATGCTGAATTTG GTGGAGTGACTCCTGCGCTGAGGATTGTGGTGGTGGGGAAGGCTGGAGTGGGGAAGAGTGcaacaggaaacaccatcctggggaGAGAAGAGTTTAAATCTAAACTTAGCTCATCATCAGTAACCCATCAGTGTCAGGGAGCAAGAGGGGAGGTGGATGGGAGAAGTGTTTCAATCATTGACACTCCAGGGTTAGATAACATGGACATATCAAATCAGGACACCGTTAGTGAGATTAAAAGGTGTATCTCCCTGTCTGCCTCGGGACCCCATGTGTTCCTGCTCGTCCTCCAGTTGCGGAGATCCGctcaggaggagagagagatgctgcaaATGATTGAGAACACATTTGGTGAGAATGCTCTAAAATATTCAATAGTGCTGTTCACACATGGAGATgagatgaaaaggaaacaaatggagGAGTCtctacagcacagctgtgagCTTCCAGAGCTCATCAGCCGCTGCCATGGTGGATATCACATGTTCAACAATGAAGATATGGCTGACCATGCTCAGGTCACAGAGCTTCTGGAGAAGATTGACAGGATGGTGGACAGGAATGGAGGAGGCCACTACACCAGTGAGATGCTCCAGGAAGCTGAGAGAGctgtcagagaacagagaaggACCAAACAATGCTGTAGCCTATTGTGA